The following are from one region of the Microtus pennsylvanicus isolate mMicPen1 chromosome 15, mMicPen1.hap1, whole genome shotgun sequence genome:
- the Tinf2 gene encoding TERF1-interacting nuclear factor 2 isoform X1, which yields MLPPPGVGPASLRFAAAASWQVVHQRRVEHFPRVVEFLQFLRAAAPGLVCYRHHERLCIGLKAKVVVELILQEQPWVQVLKALDHHFPESRAEPLDPATKRKDRKILEARENFRLQVKQLSKAEDLASSLPELKQDYGEPFLVAMEKLLFEYLCQLEKALPTVKAQELQDALSWLQPGCFVASSVALRQYGVDMGWPFPESSASGSVNLTEPVEQSPHQQAEPALHRPLPKAKPGLHQPASREHPEHLAGSRFNLAPLGKRKLRSQWTSAKGCHKERPTVMLFPFRNMDLTAQNTSNWKSREEHGVDTVGSVGTKTVSTGKSKTTSQTTGKRAPEESLPDIPAAEQMENSVNCYMDPLRLSLSPPRPKKPVAVQSPSLCDSVITIGDRVLDSDEEENNQRERKVTYFPVLKLPAFRGKDKTMKCGLNLHLPNCLDSVGIPFNAVKKTKP from the exons ATGTTGCCACCTCCGGGGGTGGGTCCCGCGTCTCTGCGGTTTGCTGCCGCCGCCAGCTGGCAGGTCGTCCACCAACGTCGTGTGGAGCACTTCCCCAGAGTGGTAGAGTTTCTGCAGTTCCTGCGTGCAGCCGCTCCCGGCTTGGTTTGCTATCGACACCACGAACGGCTGTGTATAGGCCTAAAAGCCAAG GTGGTGGTGGAGTTGATCCTGCAGGAGCAACCCTGGGTCCAGGTCCTGAAGGCCCTGGATCATCACTTCCCAGAGTCCAGAGCAGAACCACTGGACCCTGCAACT aaaaggaaagataggAAGATTTTGGAAGCCCGGGAGAATTTTCGCCTGCAAGTGAAGCAGCTGTCAAAGGCTGAGGATTTGGCCTCGAGTCTACCG gaactcaaacaagacTATGGGGAACCCTTTCTGGTTGCCATGGAAAAGCTGTTGTTTGAATACTTGTGTCAGCTAGAAAAAGCACTGCCTACAGTCAAGGCACAAGAG CTTCAGGATGCCCTAAGTTGGCTTCAGCCTGGCTGTTTTGTCGCCTCTTCTGTTGCTTTGCGCCAGTATGGTGTGGATATGGGATGGCCATTTCCAG AGAGCTCTGCTTCTGGCTCAGTGAATCTGACAGAACCCGTGGAACAGAGTCCTCATCAGCAAGCAGAACCAGCACTCCACAGGCCTCTGCCTAAAGCTAAGCCTGGCCTTCACCAGCCAGCTTCACGGGAGCACCCAGAACATTTAGCTGGCAGCCGCTTTAACCTGGCCCCTCTAGGGAAGCGAAAATTGCGATCACAGTGGACATCTGCAAAGGGATGTCATAAAGAGCGGCCTACAGTCATGCTGTTCCCCTTTAGGAATATGGACTTAACGGCCCAAAATACATCTAACTGGAAAAGCAGGGAAGAGCATGGAGTGGACACAGTGGGTTCTGTGGGTACAAAAACAGTCTCCACTGGGAAATCCAAGACTACATCTCAGACCACGGGGAAAAGGGCTCCAGAAGAGAGCCTCCCTGACATACCTGCTGCAGAGCAAATGGa GAACTCTGTGAATTGCTACATGGATCCTCTGAGACTGTCATTATCACCTCCTAGACCCAAGAAACCAG TGGCAGTGCAGTCTCCGTCTCTGTGTGACTCTGTTATTACCATAGGGGACAGGGTTTTGGACTCTGATGAGGAAGAAAATaaccagagggaaagaaag GTCACCTACTTCCCAGTCCTGAAGCTCCCTGCCTTCAGAGGAAAAGACAAGACAATGAAATGTGGGCTAAACCTCCATCTGCCTAACTGCTTGGACAGTGTGGGCATTCCCTTCAATGCTGTGAAGAAAACGAAGCCGTAG
- the Tinf2 gene encoding TERF1-interacting nuclear factor 2 isoform X2, translating into MLPPPGVGPASLRFAAAASWQVVHQRRVEHFPRVVEFLQFLRAAAPGLVCYRHHERLCIGLKAKVVVELILQEQPWVQVLKALDHHFPESRAEPLDPATKRKDRKILEARENFRLQVKQLSKAEDLASSLPELKQDYGEPFLVAMEKLLFEYLCQLEKALPTVKAQELQDALSWLQPGCFVASSVALRQYGVDMGWPFPESSASGSVNLTEPVEQSPHQQAEPALHRPLPKAKPGLHQPASREHPEHLAGSRFNLAPLGKRKLRSQWTSAKGCHKERPTVMLFPFRNMDLTAQNTSNWKSREEHGVDTVGSVGTKTVSTGKSKTTSQTTGKRAPEESLPDIPAAEQMENSVNCYMDPLRLSLSPPRPKKPVAVQSPSLCDSVITIGDRVLDSDEEENNQRERKESLKNYQKTKYGTFIPMFCDYMPESCLFVPDKIANSRVL; encoded by the exons ATGTTGCCACCTCCGGGGGTGGGTCCCGCGTCTCTGCGGTTTGCTGCCGCCGCCAGCTGGCAGGTCGTCCACCAACGTCGTGTGGAGCACTTCCCCAGAGTGGTAGAGTTTCTGCAGTTCCTGCGTGCAGCCGCTCCCGGCTTGGTTTGCTATCGACACCACGAACGGCTGTGTATAGGCCTAAAAGCCAAG GTGGTGGTGGAGTTGATCCTGCAGGAGCAACCCTGGGTCCAGGTCCTGAAGGCCCTGGATCATCACTTCCCAGAGTCCAGAGCAGAACCACTGGACCCTGCAACT aaaaggaaagataggAAGATTTTGGAAGCCCGGGAGAATTTTCGCCTGCAAGTGAAGCAGCTGTCAAAGGCTGAGGATTTGGCCTCGAGTCTACCG gaactcaaacaagacTATGGGGAACCCTTTCTGGTTGCCATGGAAAAGCTGTTGTTTGAATACTTGTGTCAGCTAGAAAAAGCACTGCCTACAGTCAAGGCACAAGAG CTTCAGGATGCCCTAAGTTGGCTTCAGCCTGGCTGTTTTGTCGCCTCTTCTGTTGCTTTGCGCCAGTATGGTGTGGATATGGGATGGCCATTTCCAG AGAGCTCTGCTTCTGGCTCAGTGAATCTGACAGAACCCGTGGAACAGAGTCCTCATCAGCAAGCAGAACCAGCACTCCACAGGCCTCTGCCTAAAGCTAAGCCTGGCCTTCACCAGCCAGCTTCACGGGAGCACCCAGAACATTTAGCTGGCAGCCGCTTTAACCTGGCCCCTCTAGGGAAGCGAAAATTGCGATCACAGTGGACATCTGCAAAGGGATGTCATAAAGAGCGGCCTACAGTCATGCTGTTCCCCTTTAGGAATATGGACTTAACGGCCCAAAATACATCTAACTGGAAAAGCAGGGAAGAGCATGGAGTGGACACAGTGGGTTCTGTGGGTACAAAAACAGTCTCCACTGGGAAATCCAAGACTACATCTCAGACCACGGGGAAAAGGGCTCCAGAAGAGAGCCTCCCTGACATACCTGCTGCAGAGCAAATGGa GAACTCTGTGAATTGCTACATGGATCCTCTGAGACTGTCATTATCACCTCCTAGACCCAAGAAACCAG TGGCAGTGCAGTCTCCGTCTCTGTGTGACTCTGTTATTACCATAGGGGACAGGGTTTTGGACTCTGATGAGGAAGAAAATaaccagagggaaagaaag GAGTCTCTGAAAAACTATCAGAAGACAAAGTATGGCACCTTTATCCCCATGTTTTGTGACTACATGCCCGAGTCCTGCCTGTTCGTTCCTGACAAGATAGCCAATTCTAGGGTCCTGTAA
- the LOC142835920 gene encoding RNA-binding motif protein, X-linked 2-like isoform X2: MNPLTKVKLINELNEREVQLGVAEKVSWHSEYKDSAWIFLGGLPYELTEGDIICVFSQYGEIVNINLVRDKKTGKSKGFCFLCYEDQRSTVLAVDNFNGIKIKGRTIRVDHVSNYRTPQESEDVDDVTRELQEKGCGANTPPSSSPEVSEDEDGKPTKKHKKDKKEKKKKKEKEKTEHRKLAELPSCSLSSSSKTAKEKDDHGPKKHSSKNSEKAQKSESREGKKNQADSPDVRSSFHGMEPRV, from the exons ATGAACCCTTTAACCAAGGTGAAGCTGATCAACGAACTGAATGAGCGAGAGGTTCAGCTCGGGGTGGCAGAAAAGGTGTCTTGGCACTCGGAATACAAGGACAGCGCCTGGATTTTTCTTGGAGGGCTTCCTTATGAACTGACAGAAGGAGACATCATCTGTGTGTTCTCACAATATGGGGAGATTGTCAACATTAATCTTGTGAGAGACAAGAAGACTGGGAAATCCAAAGGATTCTGTTTCCTGTGCTATGAAGATCAGAGGAGTACAGTTCTGGCTGTTGACAATTTTAATGGAATTAAGATCAAGGGAAGGACTATCCGCGTGGACCATGTGTCAAACTACCGGACTCCTCAGGAATCAGAAGATGTGGATGATGTGACCAGAGAGCTGCAGGAGAAGGGCTGTGGGGCTAATACACCTCCATCAAGTTctcctgaggtctctgaagatGAAGATGGCAAAcccacaaaaaaacacaaaaaagacaaaaaagagaaaaagaaaaagaaagagaaagagaagactgaACACAGGAAACTAGCAGAACTGCCGTCCTGCTCTTTGTCCTCCAGCAGCAAGACAGCAAAGGAAAAGGATGACCATGGCCCAAAGAAGCACAGCAGCAAGAACTCAGAGAAAGCCCAGAAGTCTGAAtccagagagggaaagaagaaccaAGCAGACTCCCCTGATGTCAGGAGTTCCTTCCATG ggatggaacccagggtttga
- the LOC142835920 gene encoding RNA-binding motif protein, X-linked 2-like isoform X1 — translation MNPLTKVKLINELNEREVQLGVAEKVSWHSEYKDSAWIFLGGLPYELTEGDIICVFSQYGEIVNINLVRDKKTGKSKGFCFLCYEDQRSTVLAVDNFNGIKIKGRTIRVDHVSNYRTPQESEDVDDVTRELQEKGCGANTPPSSSPEVSEDEDGKPTKKHKKDKKEKKKKKEKEKTEHRKLAELPSCSLSSSSKTAKEKDDHGPKKHSSKNSEKAQKSESREGKKNQADSPDVRSSFHGRAEDPEWEPKKEKAKHEQKSSSRRQGEEKSRDKDRGRSSGAAYSSRHGGHSEGRSHRSRSRSLDRSHRHKKHRHSRERESFHASDRRHY, via the coding sequence ATGAACCCTTTAACCAAGGTGAAGCTGATCAACGAACTGAATGAGCGAGAGGTTCAGCTCGGGGTGGCAGAAAAGGTGTCTTGGCACTCGGAATACAAGGACAGCGCCTGGATTTTTCTTGGAGGGCTTCCTTATGAACTGACAGAAGGAGACATCATCTGTGTGTTCTCACAATATGGGGAGATTGTCAACATTAATCTTGTGAGAGACAAGAAGACTGGGAAATCCAAAGGATTCTGTTTCCTGTGCTATGAAGATCAGAGGAGTACAGTTCTGGCTGTTGACAATTTTAATGGAATTAAGATCAAGGGAAGGACTATCCGCGTGGACCATGTGTCAAACTACCGGACTCCTCAGGAATCAGAAGATGTGGATGATGTGACCAGAGAGCTGCAGGAGAAGGGCTGTGGGGCTAATACACCTCCATCAAGTTctcctgaggtctctgaagatGAAGATGGCAAAcccacaaaaaaacacaaaaaagacaaaaaagagaaaaagaaaaagaaagagaaagagaagactgaACACAGGAAACTAGCAGAACTGCCGTCCTGCTCTTTGTCCTCCAGCAGCAAGACAGCAAAGGAAAAGGATGACCATGGCCCAAAGAAGCACAGCAGCAAGAACTCAGAGAAAGCCCAGAAGTCTGAAtccagagagggaaagaagaaccaAGCAGACTCCCCTGATGTCAGGAGTTCCTTCCATGGTAGAGCAGAGGATCCTGAGTGGgagccaaagaaagagaaagccaagcaCGAGCAGAAGTCCtcgagcaggaggcagggagaagaaaagagcagAGATAAGGATAGAGGGAGGAGCTCTGGTGCCGCTTATTCCAGCAGGCATGGTGGGCATTCTGAAGGGCGAAGTCATAGAAGCAGAAGTAGGAGTCTGGATAGGTCCCATAGGCATAAAAAGCATAGGCACTCCCGGGAGCGGGAGTCCTTCCATGCCAGTGACCGTAGACATTACTGA